The genomic window AGGGATCAAAATCCCAGGCAGATTCAAACGCTGCCAGGGCGTCGGCAACGGTGGCATAGGCCGTGCCGCCTTCCTCAAGACCCTTGTTGAACATGTCCGTGGCTTTGGCCAGCTTGTATTCTGCTGCATTGAACAGGTCATTGGGGGCCAGACCTTCTGCCCAGCCATATGCCTGGTAATGCGATTCAGGGGTAAAGCCCACATTGGCCAGGAATGTTTTCAACTGAGCTGTGGTCTTTCCGGCCCAGTCTGTGGCCGTGGCTGAATCTGCCTGCAATGCGGCCAGTTTGGCTGCCAGGTAGTCACTTTCCACAAATCCTTGTAATGCCATTCTTTTTCTCCTTTAATTAATTAATTAAAATTTGCGGCAGATGCCGCAATGGACACTTTTATTGATCAATACACATGCATATAATATAATGATGCCTGTGTTGTCAACCGTAAACCCTTTATTTTCAAGCATGTGATCTGGTTTTTTCATTCATTGTTTTTTCCATTTGACAGCAGCATAACAAAGCAAAGAACGTGCCATCTCTGAAAGGCAGGACACACAAGGAAACACCTGTGCTTCTGGTGGTCATATCCGGCAGTTTTCGGTCGGATCTGACCACCAGAAGCACCGCCCGCCTTTTGTGGTTGACAGGGCATTTCTGCTTTAATACACAGGGCGGATATTGACAATGGAAAAGGATTTGGGTGTCATGGCTTTTTCCCCGGGTTGACATCTGTGGAATAGGGGTTAAAATACCAAATATTTCTGATGCCCGACACTGTATTGAGGAGTGCGTGAAAAATGTCCCCGTCCGCGCTGATAGCCGTTGATGTGATCCTGCTGTACACCCTGCTGGGGCCCTTGGTGCTGTTTGCCGTGTATGTGCTGTTTGATCGGATCAGCAAAGATGACAGGCTTGGCCCCAAGGCGGGTCCGTCAAAAAAAGACCCGGCCCTGTGGTCGGCCCGGGACATTGATGATTTTCTGGACCAGGCATAACCCGGCATGACCCTTTTTTTATCCCAGTGGAAAAAATACCTGACCTTTGCCGCGCTGTTGAGCAGTTTTGTGAACATTTTGCAGCTTACTTTTCCGTTTTACATGTTCACCATCTACCGGAACATCATTATCAGTTACAGCCCGTCTTCTCTGGCCAATATCACGGCCGCCGCCGGTATTGCCGTTCTGGCCCTGCTGTTTTTTTCCTACCTGCGGGCCCGGCTTCTGGCCGCGGCCGGCAGGGACCTGCACCAGACCTTGCAGAAAACCGTGTATGCCGGCATGGTCAAAGCCATGGTGCTCCACCCGGAAAAAGCCTACCGGGGCGGGATCAGTGACCTGGACACGTTGCAGAATTTCTGCTCCTCTCCCGGAATTTATGCCCTGTTTGATGTGATGTGGGCCCCGTTCTACCTGGCGTTGATCTATCTGTTCCACCCGGTCTTGGGATTGATCGCCACCTTAGGTGCTTTTGTTATGGCCGGGCTGAGCCTGCTCCAGGAGATGCTGATCAGAAAGGACATGGGACAGGCCAATCAGCTGAATATGACCAACCAGCGGTTTGTGGATTCTTTTCTGCGCAACGTGGATGTGATCAACGGCATGGGCATGGCCCCGGCCGTCACGGACCGGTTTTTACACAACAACGACAAGGTCATGGCCAGCCAGACCCGGTCCAGTTATGTGGCCGGGACCATCCAGGCGGCCATCAAGCCGGCCCAGATCGTGATCCAGGTGCTGATCTACTGTTTCGGGGCGTATTATGCCATGACCCAGGGGTTTGATGTGGGACTCATGGTGGCCGGGTCCATCATCATGGGCCGGGGACTGGCCCCGCTCATGCAGCTCATGGGATCCTGGCGCATGGCCCGGCATGCCTGGGAAGCGTTTAACCGGATCCGGAACGTGACCCGGGCAGGGGGGCAGGAAATGGCACCCCCCATGCCCCTGCCCGTACCGGCCGGAAGGATCCAGGCGGATGGGGCCTTGTTTGTGATGAACGGCCAGGTCCTGCTCAGCCAGGTGAGTTTTGACCTTTCCCCGGGGCAGTTTCTGGGGATCATCGGGCCGTCCGGGGCCGGCAAAACCACCTTGTGCCGGCTGCTTTTAGGGATCTGGCCTTCTTTCGGGGGCAAAGTGTATCTGGACGGCCGGGATGTGTTTGCCTCAGACAAACAGCAGATCGGGCATGTCATCGGGTACCTGCCCCAGGAGGTGGAGCTGTTTCCCGGCACGGTGGCGGAAAACATCGCCCGCCTGGAAATCCCGGATCGAAAAGCCCTGGAAAAGGTCATGGACCTGGCCCAATGCCGGGACCTGGTGGAAAGCCTGCCCGACGGCCTGGATACGCACCTGGGAGGGATGGAGGACATGCAGCTGTCCGGGGGACAGAAGCAGAAGATCGGTCTGGCCCGGGCTTTGTACAGAAATCCCGTGTTCCTGGTTCTGGATGAACCTTCTTCCAGCCTGGATGAGGCCAGTGAAACCCAGCTCATGGATACCCTGACGCAGATCAAAACAGCGGGAAAAACCACCTGTGTCATGGTTGCCCACAAGCCGGCCCTGCTCCAGTCCATGGACAGTATCCTGGTGCTGAGAAACGGGCAGATGGCCATGTTCGGCCCCAAAGATGCCGTGTTTGCCAGGCTTTCCGACGGGAGGGCCGCATGAAGTACTATCTGTCACGCTGTGCCAAATATTTTGTGTTTGCCGGTGTGTTTTCCTTGTTTATCAACACGCTGCACCTGACCTTTCCTTTGTACATGCTGGCCGTGTATGTGCGGGTCCTGGACAGCTACAGTTTTTCCACCCTGTATGTGATGACGGCCATGGCCCTGGGCGGGCTTCTGGTCATGGGGGTGCTGGAGTTTCTGCGCTCCCGGCTTCTGGTGCGGGCCGGAATCAAGCTGGACCGGCTGCTCACCCGGCAGTCCCTCAAACAGATGCTCAAAGACCTGTGCCAGGCCGATAACACCGGGTACACCCAGGCCCTGCGGGATATCCACACGCTTCGCAACTACCTGGGGGGCAATGCCATATTTGCGTTTTTTGATGTGCCCTGGATCTTTATCTATCTGCTGGTGATCTATCTGGTGCACCCCATACTGGGCATGGTGGCCACGGCCGGGGCTGTGCTGATTCTGCTTTTAGGCCTGCTCCAGGGATGGCTGACAAATGATAAGACCCAACAGGCCGCCAAGGGGAACCAGCAGGGAAAACACTGGCTGGCCACCAGTTTCCGGGCGGCCCGGGAACTGCAGTGCATGGGCATGGTGGATGCCGGGGCAGACCTGTTTGCAAAGATCAACCACCAAGAACAGAAGCTCGGAGACAAGGCCGGCAACATCAGCCATTTTCTGGGGGCGGCGGGCCAGAGTTTCGGGATTTTCATGCAGGTGGCCATTTTCGGTGCCGGGGCCGCCCTGGTCCTGGCCAACGAGGCCAACCCCGGGGTGATCATTGCCGCCTCCATCATCATGGGCCGGGCGTTTGCCCCCATCAACCAGGGAATTTCCGCCTGGAAGCAGACGGCCGGGGCCAAAGCCGCGTATCACAGTTTAAATCAGCTTCTGGCCGGCCATGAAGCCGAAGCACCGCAGACCGTGCTGTCCATTGAAGGCCGCCTGGCAGTCGACCAGGCCGGTCTTGACATCCGGGGCAAAACCGTATTAAAGGGGATTGATTTTTCCCTGGCACCCGGGGAGATCATGGGGCTGGTGGGTCCCAACGGGGCCGGCAAAACCTGTTTGTGCCGCATGATCTTAGGCATGTGGGCCCCGGACCAGGGCCGGGTCCTGGTGGATGGCAAACCCATGCACCTGCTGGACAATGATGCCCTGGGCAAATGCCTGGGGTATCTGCCCCAGGGGGTGGAGCTGTTTGCCGGCACGGTGGCGGAAAATATCGCCCGCATGGGCAAGGTGGATGATGCACAAGTGGTGGCCGCAGCCAGAAAAGCCGGGGCCCATGAAGTGATCCTGGGATTTGCACAAGGGTATGGGACCCAGATCGGCGAGGCCGGCCACCAGAGCCTGTCCGGGGGGCAGCGCCAGCGGGTGGGCCTGGCCCGGGCATTGTACGGCAGTCCGAAACTGGTGGTGCTGGACGAGCCGGACGCCAACCTGGATGACGCAGGGGATGCCGCATTGATGGGGGCGTTACAACAATTGAAGCACGAAGGGGCCACCACGATTATGATCACACACAAACCCGCGCTGCTGTCGGCGGCGGACAAGATACTGGTCCTCAAAAACGGGGAAATGGAGCGGTTCGGCACGGCAAAACAGGTGTTCGGACAGATGACAGGAGAAAACTGAACAATGCAGCAGATGATCCGAACATGGATGAAATATGTGATATTTACCGGGGTGTTCAGCTTTGCCCTTAACCTGGTCTTTCTGGCGGTTCCCGTGTATATGCTGGTGGTGTATGACCGGGTTCTGTACAGTTTCAGCACGGCCACGCTGGTGACCTTAGGCATCGGCGTGCTCATCAGTCTGGCAGCCATGGCTGCGCTGGAATATATCCGAAGCAGGATGCTGGCCCGGGCCGGCGCAGATCTTGTGCACAACATGACCCCTTTGGTGGTGACATCCATGCACAAAGATGCGGCCGCTGTCACGGGCAAAGGATATGACAGAGGGCTTGAAGACCTGGAACAGGTCCAGGATGCCGTGGTCCACGGCCGGTATTTTTATTACCTGGACATTCCCTGGGTGGTGGTGTACCTGTTTGTGCTGTACATCATGCATCCTTTGGTGGGGATGATCGGCATCGCAGGGGTGTTCATGGCCGTGCTGTTCCAGGTGCTGTTGATACTGGTGGAAAAACAGCGCTACACCCTGGCGGATACGGGGGCGGCTGTCAACCGGAGCCGGGTTAAAACCGGGGCCGGCCAGGCACAGGTGGTCACTGCCATGGGCATGGCACAGGGCCTGGCAGAAAAATTTTTTGCCAGGCAGGCCCAGGTTTTGAAAATCAAATCCAGCGCGCACGGGTTCCACGCCGGGATGGGGGCCGTGATCCGGTTTGTGCACCGGGTGTTTCTCACAGGGGTGTTCACGGCCGGGATTTTTGCTTTTTTCAACGATGAGATCACGGCCGGGATGATGTTTGCCGCAGTGATGATCGCCGTGCGGATCATGGTTCCTTTGGAACAGCACCTGAGCGGCATGAAGGCCGTGATCGATGCAAAAAACGCGTATAAACGGCTCAAACATTATATCCAGCCGGCAGCGGTCCGGGAGAAAATCACTTTGCCTGAGCCGGCCGGAAAGATCCAGGTCCAGGGCCTGACCCTGTCTGTGCCGGGCAAAGCAATTTTGCAGAACATCAGCCTGGATCTGGCACCGGGTGAACTTTTGGGGGTTATCGGACCCAATGATGCCGGCAAAACCGTGCTGTGCCGGCTGCTGGCCGGCATCTGGCAGGCAACTGCCGGAGAGATCCGCCTGGACGGGGCCCTGATCAGCCAGTGGCCCGAAAAAGCCCTGGGCCGGTATATCGGGTATATGCCCCAGGAACCGGATCTTTTGCCCGGCACCGTGGCGGAAAACATCGCCCGGTTCACAGGCGGTGACAGTGACACCGTGATCCAGGCAGCCCGGGCCGCCGGGGTGCATGAGATGATCTTAAAACTGCCCGGCGGGTATGACACCCCCATTGTTCAGGAGGGCAGACATTTGTCTGCCGGCCGGCGCCAGCTCATCTCCCTGGCAAGGGCTTTGTACGGCACGCCTAAGTTTCTGGTTCTGGACGAGCCCAACACATTTCTGGATGATGCCGGCCTCAAGATGTTGCAGGCCGTGATCCATACCCTGAAACAGCAGAACACAACCACGGTGATGGTCACCGACAGGCCCGCAATTTTATCCAGCATGGACAAACTGCTGGTGATCAAGGAGGGCCGGCCCGCCATGTACGGGCCTGCAAACGAGGTCATGGCACAACTGGCCGGCCGGCAGCAACCCCGGCAGCAGACAGCAGGAGCATAAAATAATGCAAGCACAGGACAACACGCAGGATAAATTACTCAGCACCAACCCCGTTAAATATATCATTGCCGGCCTGGTGGTGATCGCCCTTTTTTTTGGCGGGCTCACGGCCTGGTCCATCTTTTTTCCCTTCCAGGGGGCGGTGATCGCACCCGGGACCGTCAAGGTGTTGGGAGAGCGCAAGGTGGTCCAGCATCTGGAAGGCGGGATCATTGAAAAGATCCGGGTGAAAGAAGGGCAACTGGTGGCGGCAGGGGATCCGCTGATCGAGTTGAAAAGCTCCCAGATTGTCTCCAATGTGGAACTGCTCCAGGGACGGCTGTGGGCCAAGCTGGCCGAAGCCGCCAGGCTCCAGGCCGAGGTGACAATGGCGGACGGCATCACCTGGCCTGAAGAGCTGATCGCTGTCGAAAACCTGCCAGAGGTGGCGGATCTGGTGTCCAAGGAAAAAGATATCTTCACCTACCGCCGATCCGATCTCCAGGGCAAGATCCATCTGTACAACTCCCAGATCAAGCAGCTGGGCAACCGCATCGAAGGGGCCAAAGAAGAATCCGCCAGTGTGGATGCCATCATCGCCAACCTGATCGAAGACCTGGAAAGCAAGCGGCCTCTGCTCAAGGAGCAGTTCATGGGAAAAACCGATATCCTGCAGCTGGAGCGGTCTTTGTCCGAATACAGGGGCCGGCAGGGCAAGCTCAAGCAGGACATTGCCGCATTTCACCAGCAGATCGAGGAACTCAAGCTCAGGATCGTGGATATCCAGAATCAGTACCGGGAATCTGCCATGTCCCAGCTGGGAGAGGTGAAGGAAAATGTGTTTGAACTCAGAGAACAGATCAAACCCCAGCTGGATGCCAGACAGCGCCTCACGGTGCGGGCCCCCATCTCCGGTGTGGTCATCAACATGCGGGTGCACTCCGAAGACACGGGCGTGATCTCCCCGGGCATGCCCCTGCTGGAGATCGTGCCCTCGGTGTCCAAGCTGGTGGTCACGGCCCAGGTCCGGCCCCAGGACATCACCTCGGTCAAAGAGGGCCAGCCCACACGGGTGCAGCTGTCCGCATTCCAGAGAAAATCCACCCCCCCGGTGATGGGACAGGTCATCCATGTATCCCCGGATTTGATCATGCCGGAACCGGGCACCCAGGGCCTGCCCCATTACGAGGTTCATGTGGAAGTGGACCCGGCAGACCTGGCGGAAAAACAGGCCTACCTGTCTCCGGGCATGCCCGTGGCCTGCTACATCACCACAGACACCCGCACCGTGATCAGCTACCTGCTGGGACCCCTGCTCAAAAACGTGGACATGGCCCTCAGGGAATAAAAAAAAGGGGACAGATTTATTTTTTACATTCGGAACACATGCTCAAATATTAAACGGTGGCCATTCGCATATTGATCTTCGGCACATTTTGCCAACCTGTTTCTTTATTTTCCGCTTCCCACATGTCGTAAGCCTTTTGCAGATTTGCCCACAGGTCAGAGGAAGTGTCAAATGCTTTGGCCAATCGTAACGCCATATCCGGAGTAACTCTTTTTTTTTCGTTTACAATAGCTGATACCGCCTTTCTGGAAACACCCAACGTCTCAGCCAATTTTGTTATAGTTAAACCTAAAGGTTCTATATAATGCTTTCTTAAAATCCTTCCGGGATGGGCCGGTTTTCTTAATCTCTTCATTGCAGTTTTTATCTCCTTTCTCTGGAAATGAGCCCATCTTGGCCCATCTTGTTTCTTAATGGTATTGGCGGTAATCGACTACGTATGCGTCTCCGTCAGTTAACCTAAAAGTGACTCTCCAGGCCCCTGAAACCGACACAGCGTAAATTTCATCTTTTTTGGGGTTCAGCGGATGTAATCCTGACCCCGGATAGTTCATGTCTTTGATTTCTGTTGCTGCGTCTAAGTGATCTAAAATATCACTCAAATTTTCTGCGTGGTCAGG from Desulfotignum phosphitoxidans DSM 13687 includes these protein-coding regions:
- a CDS encoding type I secretion system permease/ATPase, which gives rise to MTLFLSQWKKYLTFAALLSSFVNILQLTFPFYMFTIYRNIIISYSPSSLANITAAAGIAVLALLFFSYLRARLLAAAGRDLHQTLQKTVYAGMVKAMVLHPEKAYRGGISDLDTLQNFCSSPGIYALFDVMWAPFYLALIYLFHPVLGLIATLGAFVMAGLSLLQEMLIRKDMGQANQLNMTNQRFVDSFLRNVDVINGMGMAPAVTDRFLHNNDKVMASQTRSSYVAGTIQAAIKPAQIVIQVLIYCFGAYYAMTQGFDVGLMVAGSIIMGRGLAPLMQLMGSWRMARHAWEAFNRIRNVTRAGGQEMAPPMPLPVPAGRIQADGALFVMNGQVLLSQVSFDLSPGQFLGIIGPSGAGKTTLCRLLLGIWPSFGGKVYLDGRDVFASDKQQIGHVIGYLPQEVELFPGTVAENIARLEIPDRKALEKVMDLAQCRDLVESLPDGLDTHLGGMEDMQLSGGQKQKIGLARALYRNPVFLVLDEPSSSLDEASETQLMDTLTQIKTAGKTTCVMVAHKPALLQSMDSILVLRNGQMAMFGPKDAVFARLSDGRAA
- a CDS encoding type I secretion system permease/ATPase produces the protein MKYYLSRCAKYFVFAGVFSLFINTLHLTFPLYMLAVYVRVLDSYSFSTLYVMTAMALGGLLVMGVLEFLRSRLLVRAGIKLDRLLTRQSLKQMLKDLCQADNTGYTQALRDIHTLRNYLGGNAIFAFFDVPWIFIYLLVIYLVHPILGMVATAGAVLILLLGLLQGWLTNDKTQQAAKGNQQGKHWLATSFRAARELQCMGMVDAGADLFAKINHQEQKLGDKAGNISHFLGAAGQSFGIFMQVAIFGAGAALVLANEANPGVIIAASIIMGRAFAPINQGISAWKQTAGAKAAYHSLNQLLAGHEAEAPQTVLSIEGRLAVDQAGLDIRGKTVLKGIDFSLAPGEIMGLVGPNGAGKTCLCRMILGMWAPDQGRVLVDGKPMHLLDNDALGKCLGYLPQGVELFAGTVAENIARMGKVDDAQVVAAARKAGAHEVILGFAQGYGTQIGEAGHQSLSGGQRQRVGLARALYGSPKLVVLDEPDANLDDAGDAALMGALQQLKHEGATTIMITHKPALLSAADKILVLKNGEMERFGTAKQVFGQMTGEN
- a CDS encoding type I secretion system permease/ATPase; its protein translation is MQQMIRTWMKYVIFTGVFSFALNLVFLAVPVYMLVVYDRVLYSFSTATLVTLGIGVLISLAAMAALEYIRSRMLARAGADLVHNMTPLVVTSMHKDAAAVTGKGYDRGLEDLEQVQDAVVHGRYFYYLDIPWVVVYLFVLYIMHPLVGMIGIAGVFMAVLFQVLLILVEKQRYTLADTGAAVNRSRVKTGAGQAQVVTAMGMAQGLAEKFFARQAQVLKIKSSAHGFHAGMGAVIRFVHRVFLTGVFTAGIFAFFNDEITAGMMFAAVMIAVRIMVPLEQHLSGMKAVIDAKNAYKRLKHYIQPAAVREKITLPEPAGKIQVQGLTLSVPGKAILQNISLDLAPGELLGVIGPNDAGKTVLCRLLAGIWQATAGEIRLDGALISQWPEKALGRYIGYMPQEPDLLPGTVAENIARFTGGDSDTVIQAARAAGVHEMILKLPGGYDTPIVQEGRHLSAGRRQLISLARALYGTPKFLVLDEPNTFLDDAGLKMLQAVIHTLKQQNTTTVMVTDRPAILSSMDKLLVIKEGRPAMYGPANEVMAQLAGRQQPRQQTAGA
- a CDS encoding HlyD family type I secretion periplasmic adaptor subunit, coding for MQAQDNTQDKLLSTNPVKYIIAGLVVIALFFGGLTAWSIFFPFQGAVIAPGTVKVLGERKVVQHLEGGIIEKIRVKEGQLVAAGDPLIELKSSQIVSNVELLQGRLWAKLAEAARLQAEVTMADGITWPEELIAVENLPEVADLVSKEKDIFTYRRSDLQGKIHLYNSQIKQLGNRIEGAKEESASVDAIIANLIEDLESKRPLLKEQFMGKTDILQLERSLSEYRGRQGKLKQDIAAFHQQIEELKLRIVDIQNQYRESAMSQLGEVKENVFELREQIKPQLDARQRLTVRAPISGVVINMRVHSEDTGVISPGMPLLEIVPSVSKLVVTAQVRPQDITSVKEGQPTRVQLSAFQRKSTPPVMGQVIHVSPDLIMPEPGTQGLPHYEVHVEVDPADLAEKQAYLSPGMPVACYITTDTRTVISYLLGPLLKNVDMALRE
- a CDS encoding HigA family addiction module antitoxin; its protein translation is MKRLRKPAHPGRILRKHYIEPLGLTITKLAETLGVSRKAVSAIVNEKKRVTPDMALRLAKAFDTSSDLWANLQKAYDMWEAENKETGWQNVPKINMRMATV
- a CDS encoding type II toxin-antitoxin system RelE/ParE family toxin, producing the protein MIKQFKHKGLKKFFYKDDRSGINPDHAENLSDILDHLDAATEIKDMNYPGSGLHPLNPKKDEIYAVSVSGAWRVTFRLTDGDAYVVDYRQYH